A window of Variovorax paradoxus genomic DNA:
GCTCGTTGGCCATCGCGTCGATGCGGTCGGTTTCCTTCACGCGCCAGCTTGCGATATTGCGCAGCGTGGTCGGGCCGTCGGCATACAGCGCCATGACGGCCAGCGTCATCGCGGCGTCGGGGATGTGGTTGGCGTCCAGGTCGATGGCCTTGAGCGGCCAGGCGCCACGGCGCACTTCGAGCCAGTTGGGGCCGCTGTCGACCTGTGCGCCCATCTGGCGGGCGGCGTCGATGAAGCGGATGTCGCCCTGGATCGAATCGGCGCCCACGCCCTCGATGCGGATGCCGTCCTTGCCGGAAACGCCAGTGGCAATGGCACCCAGTGCTATGAAATAGCTAGCAGACGATGCGTCGGCCTCGACATGGATGTCGCCCGGCGAGCTGTATTGGCTGCCGGCCGGAATGGTGAAGCGTTCCCAGCCGTCGCGCCGCACCTGGATGCCGAAGCGCGCCAGCAGGTTCAGCGTGATCTCGATGTAGGGCTTGGAGATCAGCTCGCCGACCACCTCGATCACGATGTCGCCGGCGGCCGCCAGCGGCAGCGCCAGCAGCAGCGCGGTCAGGAACTGGCTCGATACGTCGCCGCGCACGCGGATCGGGGTGTCGAGCGCCAGTTCGCCGTGCGGCACCGGATGGATGCGCAGCGGTGGATAGCCGGGGTTGCCGAGGTAGTCGATGCGGCAGCCGAGCTGGGTCAGCGCGTCGACCAGGTCGCCGATGGGGCGCTCGTGCATGCGCGGCACGCCGCTCAGCTCGAATTCGCCGCCCAGCAGCGACAGGGCGGCCGTGAGCGGGCGCATCGCGGTGCCGGCGTTGCCAAGGAACAGCGGCAGCAGCGTCTCGCTGGGCTTCAGCTTGCCGCCGAGGCCGGTGATGCGCAGCGTGTTGCCGTCCGGATCGATGCCGCAGCCGAGCGCGCGCAGCGCGGTGAGCATCACGCGGGTGTCGTCGGAATCGAGCAGGTCGTGGATGGTGGTGGTGCCGCTTGCGAGCGCCGCCAGCAGCAGCACGCGGTTGGAGATGCTCTTGGAGCCCGGCAGCCGGACCGTGCCGTCCGCGCCAGCAAGGGCCGGGAGGTCGAGGAAGGTCGTCGAGAACATCTCAGTTGTCCTGCTGCAGCGACGAGGTGTCGGTCGCCGGCTTCCAGGCAGCGCGGGTCTTGCTGGCGGCGGCAATGGCTTGCTCCAGCCCCTGCAGGTCGCCCGCGGTCATCAGCGTTTCGAGGTCTTCGAGCGCCTTGCGGAAGGCCTGCGACTGCTCCAGCACCTGTTGGCGGTTGGCCAGCAGCACGTCGCGCCACATGACCGGGTCGCTGGCCGCGATGCGGGAGAAATCGCGGAAACCCGGGCCCGCGAGGCTCAGGAAGCGGTCGCCCTGCGGCTGGCTGGCGATGGCGTTGGTGTACGCGAAGGCCAGCAGGTGCGGCAGGTGGCTCACG
This region includes:
- a CDS encoding bifunctional 3-phosphoshikimate 1-carboxyvinyltransferase/cytidylate kinase, which produces MFSTTFLDLPALAGADGTVRLPGSKSISNRVLLLAALASGTTTIHDLLDSDDTRVMLTALRALGCGIDPDGNTLRITGLGGKLKPSETLLPLFLGNAGTAMRPLTAALSLLGGEFELSGVPRMHERPIGDLVDALTQLGCRIDYLGNPGYPPLRIHPVPHGELALDTPIRVRGDVSSQFLTALLLALPLAAAGDIVIEVVGELISKPYIEITLNLLARFGIQVRRDGWERFTIPAGSQYSSPGDIHVEADASSASYFIALGAIATGVSGKDGIRIEGVGADSIQGDIRFIDAARQMGAQVDSGPNWLEVRRGAWPLKAIDLDANHIPDAAMTLAVMALYADGPTTLRNIASWRVKETDRIDAMANELKKLGASVEAGPDFIRVQPLAQAGWRPASIHTYDDHRVAMCFSLAAFNPAGVPVRILDPHCVAKTFPDYFETLFSVAEATEVPVICIDGPTASGKGTLAAEVARLLGYHYLDSGSLYRVTGLAMRRAGLSADAQHEAQIAALAAALPLQFTEGKVLLAGEDVSDEIRTEAAGMDASRVSTLPAVREALLALQQRFRQLPGLVADGRDMGTVIFPDATLKVFLTASAAERAERRHKQLISKGISTTLDSLRSDLEARDARDSSRSVAPLKPAQDARHLDNSQLSIEQSIDQVLDWWQQVQPFKSA